CCGCTCGAGCCCGTGCCGCAGGGCGGTGAGCACCCCGGCGCCGAGCCCCAGCCGGCCGGCCGGCAACTCGGCGGCCTCGCAGCGGGCCGCCATCACCACGGCCTTGGAGGCGTGCCCGCCCGGCAGCGCGACGGCGGCGGCCTCCTCGGCCGGCTCCCCCATCACGGCCCGGTCCGGCGAACCTCGGCACAACGGGACGAGCCCGGCCGATCCGAGGCGGATCAGCCGGGCTCGCCCTTGCGGAGACTGGATCAGGCCAGGTCGAACCGGTCCAGTTCCATGACCTTCGTCCAGGCCGCGACGAAGTCGTTGACGAACTTCTCGCGCGCGTCGTCGCTGGCGTAGACCTCCGAGAGGGCCCGCAGCTGCGAGTTGGAGCCGAAGATCAGGTCGACCGGGGTGGCCGTCCACTTCAGCTCGTCGGTCGCCACGTCGCGGATCTCGTAGACGTTCTCCTCCGACTCCGACGCCTTCCACCGGGTGCCCGGCGCGAGCAGGTTGGTGAAGAAGTCGTTGCTGAGCACGCCCGGACGCTCGGTGAGCACACCGTGCTTGGCGCCGCCGTAGTTGGCGCCCAGCGCACGCAGGCCGCCGACCAGGACGGTCATCTCCGGCGCGGTCAGGTCCAGCATGTAGGCGCGGTCGACCAGCAGCACCTCCGGCTGGAGCTTCTCGCCGGCCCGCAGGTAGTTGCGGAACCCGTCGGCACGCGGCTCCAGCACCTTGAACGACTCGACGTCGGTCTGCTCCTGGCTGGCGTCCGTGCGGCCCGGGTGGAACGGCACGGTCACCTCGACGCCCGCGTCCCGCGCGGCCTTCTCGACGGCGGCCGAGCCGGCCAGCACGATCAGGTCGGCCAGCGAGATCTTCGCGCCGCCCGCCTCGTTGAACTCGCGCTGGATGGCCTCGAGCTTCTCCAGCACCGGCGCGAGCTGCTCGGGCTGGTTGACCTCCCAGTTGCGCTGCGGCTCGAGCCGGATGCGGGCGCCGTTCGCGCCACCGCGCTTGTCGGTGGAGCGGAAGCTCGCCGCCGACGCCCACGCGGTGGTGACCAGCTGCTGGGTGGTCAGGCCGGACTCCAGGACCTTCGCCTTCAGCGCGGCGATGTCCGACTCGCCCACGAGCTCGTGGTCGACGGCAGGCACCGGGTCCTGCCACAGCTGCGGCTCCGGAACCCACGGGCCGAGGTAGCGGGTGACCGGGCCCATGTCGCGGTGCAGCAGCTTGTACCAGGCCTTGGCGAACGCCAGCGCGAACTCGTCCGGGTTCTCCAGGAACCGGCGCGAGATCTTGCCGTAGACCGGGTCGAACCGCAGCGCCAGGTCCGTGGTCAGCATGGTCGGCTTGTGCTTCTTGTTCGGGTCGTAGGGGTCCGGGATGATCTCCGGAGCGTCCTTCGCCACGTACTGCTTGGCGCCGCCGGGGCTCGTGGTGAGCTCCCACTCGTAGCCGAACAGGATCTCGAAGAAGCGGTTGCTCCACTGGGTCGGCTTGTCGGTCCACGTCACCTCGAGGCCACTGGTGATCGTGTCCGGGCCCTTGCCGCTGCCGTGGGTGCTCAGCCAGCCGAGGCCCTGCGCCTCCAGCGGGGCGGCCTCCGGCTCGGGGCCGACGTGGTCGTCGGCGACGCCCGCGCCGTGGGTCTTGCCGAAGGTGTGACCACCGGCGATGAGGGCGACGGTCTCCTCGTCGTTCATCGCCATGCGGCCGAAGGTCTCGCGGATGAAGTGCGCCGCCGCCATGTAGTCGGCGCTGCCGCGCGGGCCCTCCGGGTTGACGTAGATGAGGCCCATCTCGGTGGCGCCGAGCTCGGGCACCATCTCCGAGTCGGTCACGTAGCGCTCGTCGCCCAGCCAGTCGTCCTCGGGGCCCCAGTAGACCTCTTCGGTCTCCCAGACGTCCTCGCGGCCGAAGCCAAAGCCGAAGGTCTTGAAGCCCATCGACTCCAGTGCCACGTTGCCCGCCAGCACGAGCAGGTCGGCCCAGGAGATCTTCTGGCCGTACTTCTGCTTGACCGGCCACAGCAGGCGGCGCGCCTTGTCCAGGTTGGCGTTGTCCGGCCAGCTGTTCAGCGGGGCGAAGCGCTGCGCGCCGTCACCGGCGCCGCCGCGGCCGTCGTGGATGCGGTAGGTGCCCGCGGAGTGCCAGCTCATGCGGATCATCAGGCCGCCGTAGTGGCCGAAGTCGGCGGGCCACCAGTCCTGCGAGGTGGTGAGCACCTCCTCGATGTCGCGCTTGAGGGCGTCGACGTCGAGCTTGGCGAACTCCTTGGCGTAGTTGAAGTCCTTGCCCAGCGGGTTGCTCTTGGAGTCGTGGGCGTGCAGCACCGACAGGTCGAGCTGGTTGGGCCACCAGTCGCGGTTGGTCCGCGGACGCCCGCTCGACTTCGGGGTCGGCGAGTCGATGGCCGGGTTCTCGCTCTCGCTGCCGTGCGAGGTCACCGAGTCGTGCGCGACCGGGCACCCGGCCGCCGCCTTCTTGTCCACCCCCTGCGCGCTCGAGGGGGTGTTGTCCTGGGTGTCGCTCATCTACTTGCCTTCCGAGCTGGCGGTTTCGTTGGGAACTGCGGCGGCCGAGCAGTCGGGGCACACGCCCCAAAAGACGACCTCCGCCTGGTCGATCACGAAGCCGTGGTCGTCCGAGGCGGTGAGACAGGGGGCGTGGCCGACGGTGCAGTCGACATCGGCGATCGCACCGCAGGAGCGGCAGACGACGTGGTGGTGGTTGTCGCCCACCCGGGACTCGTAGCGGGCGTTCGCGCCGGCCGGCTGGATGCGCCGGATCAGCCCGGCGTCGGTGAGTGCCCGCAGGACGTCGTAGACGGCCTGGTGCGAGACGGTCGGGAGGGCGGCACGCACCAGCTCGATCACCTTCTCGGTGTCGACGTGCGGGTTGTCGCGCAGCGCGGACAGCACCGCCAGGCGGGGCCGGGTCACGCGCAACGAGACAGCCCGCAGCTGCGCCTCGAAGTCCTCCGACGTCACGCGGCAGACCCTAGAGCACTTGTCTGGAACAAATCAAGTTAGGGTCCACGTTAGTGTCGTGGCGAGCACGGACGGTGTCCGGTTCGCAGCCGATCGGGCCGTGGTTCGGTGCATCATGGCGCAGGGCGGTCACGTCCGGGGAGTCGATGTCGAACCGCACCACTCGGTTGCTCGCGCAGGAAGTCGCGCAGCAAGTCGAACATCTTCGCCCTGGACGGTTCCCTTCACGAAACTGCGGGCAGCCTACCCAGCACCGCCCGGGTGTACAGCAGCTCGAACCCCTGCCGCTGCGCGTTGTGCTGCGATCGGGACGCCGGCTGGGTGGTCACGACGGCGAGGTCGCAGCCCGCCCCGGCCGCGTCGGCGATCCGGGCGGACAGCAGGGCGGTCTGGACGCCCCGCCGCCGGTGGCCGGGCAGGGTCGCGGCTCCGGTGAACTGGGCCAGGCCGTCCACCACGCACATGCTGGCCACACCGGCGACGACCCCGTCGCACACCGCCGTGTACCGCCGCACGCCGTCGCCGGCGAGGTCGCGCACCGCCCGCGCGAGGACTTCGCGCGGGAACTGCTGGTCGGACGGCGGATCCTGGTCGTCCGGGTGGCCGAAGCCGTCCGCCGCGACGTCGAGCCAGGCCGCGAACTCGTCGTCGCCGCTCGGCCGGATCTCCACGCCCGGCGGCGCGACGCGGTCCAGTCCACTCCGTAGGTCCCGGCCCAGCACGTTCTCGAAGGACTCCAGCCGGTACCCGCGGGCAGTGAGCGCCGCCCCGATCGCGGGATCGACGAGGTGCGCGAGCTCGACCTGCACCGGGCAGCCCACCGCGGCGAAGGCCTTTTCGACGCCCGCCAGGGACTCCGCGTCCGGCACGCCGCCGAACCCGAGACCGGCGACCTTGTTCAACGGCGACCCGGCCTCGGCGAACGTCGCCACTCCCCCGGCGACGGGCAGCACGAACGCGGCCGAGCCGGGCCGTTTCCGCGCCTTCTCGGTCGCTTCGGCCATCCGCCGCGCTTCGGCGCGTTCGATGCGCTCGGCCAGCGGGAGGTCACAGAAGAGTGCGCTCACGGGCCGGAGCGTAGCGGCGGACCCGCCGGAGTTCCTCCTATTTCCGGCGCACTCAGGCCGCCGCGGGCGCGGGCAGGGTCGCCGACGCCCGCGCGACGAACTCCGCGTTCGATCGCGTCGTGCGGAGCTGCTCCAGGAACTGCCCGGTGGCGCGCCGGGGGTCCTGGCCCGCCAGCGCGCGCCGGACCTCCGTCATCACCGTCAGCTCCGCGGGCGACAGCAGGAGCTCGTCGCGGCGGGTGCCGGACGCGAACAGGTCGATCGCCGGGTACACGCGGTGGCCGGCGAGGGCGCGGTCGAGCCGGAGCTCGGCGTTGCCGGTGCTCCGCGGCTACCTCGCCGACGGCCTCGAAGGCCGCAAATCCGTCCTGGTCGTCAAGACCAACGAGGACTCAGCGGAGCTTTCTGCTCGCGTTCGTCCAGAACTGATCGAGCTGGGGCGGGTCGGTTCCGAAGACGTCGCACAGCACACCTCAGGTCCGGGCCGCTTCGAGTTCGGGTTCCGGTTCGAGGTGGGGCAGGGTGCGGTCCAGCCAGCCGGGCAGCCACCAGCTGTACTTGCCGAGCAGGAACATCGCCGCCGGGACGATGACCAGGCGGATGAGCGTGGCGTCGATCAGCACGCTCACGCCGAGGCCCAGCGCGAGGATCTTGATGACCACGTTCGGTGAGGTCAGGAACGCGAAGAAGACGCAGATCATGATCAGCGCGGCCGAGGTGATCACACGTGCGGTGACCGCGAGCCCGTCGGCGACGCTCCGGTGGGTGTCCCGCGTGCGCAGCCACGCCTCGTGGACGCGCGAGAGCAGGAACACCTCGTAGTCCATGGACAGCCCGAACACGATCGCGAACATGATCATCGGCACGTAGGACTCGATCGGCACCGGCTCGGGCACCCCGAACACGGACCCGAGCCAGTCCCACTGGAACACCGCGACGATGACGCCGTAGGAGGCGGCGATCGACAGCAGGTTCAGCACCGCGGCCTTGAGGGCGAGCACCGGGCTGCGGAAGGACAGCAGCAGCAACACGAACGCCGCTGCCACCACGACGCCGATGATGAGCGGCAGCTTGGCGGCCACCACGTCGCGGAAGTCGAGCTGCCCCGCGGTCATGCCGGTGACGTAGGAGGTCGATCCCGCCAGCACCGGCGGCAGGGTCTGCGTCCGGAGCCTGGTCAGCAGCTCATCGGTCGCGGCGTCCTGCGGCCCGGTCGTCGGCGTGACCGTCGACAACAGGACGGCACCGTCCGGGCTCGCCGTGAGCGGAGTGGCCGAGGCGACGCCGGGGGTCGTCGCGAGCGCCTGCTGCACCGATGCCGCCAGCGTGTCACGGGAGACGGTTCCACCGGGCATGACGACCACGGTGAACTGCCCGTTCACACCGGGACCGAACCCGGCGCCGAGCGCGTCGTAAGCCAGCCGTGTCGTGCTCCCCCCGGGGTCGGCGCCCTGGTCGATGTGCCCGAGTTGCATGGAGAACGCCGGGATCGCCAGCACACCCGCGACCAGGACGCCGCCGCACAGGTACCACCACGGGTGCCGGTCGATCCGGACCGCGTACCGGTGCCAGGCGCTTTCGGATCCGTCGGCGGACTGCTCGGCCACCGGACGCCGCACGTGCCAGCGGTCGATGCGGCGTCCGGCCAGGCCCAACAGCGCGGGGACGAGGGTGGTGGCGGCGATGGCGGCCACGACGACGGTGATGGCGGCAGCGAGCCCGAGTTTGCCGATGAAGGCGACACCGACGGCGAACAGGCCCATCAAGGCGATCACCACGGTGGTCGCGGCGATGAGGATGGACCGCCCGCTGGTGGCGACCGTGCGGCCGGCCGCCGTCACCGGGTCCTCGCCGTCGAGGAGGCGCTGGCGGAACCGGGTCGTGAGGAACAGCGCGTAGTCGATGCCGACGCCGAGGCCGATCATGATCGCCAGCGTGGGTGACGCCGTCGCGAACGTGACCCAGCCGGCGAGCAGCCCGAGCAGGCCAAGACCCGTGATGACACCGATGATCGAGGTGAGAACCGGCAGCCCGGCGGCCAGCACGCTGCCGAACGCGACCAGCAACACCAGCAGCGCGACGACGATGCCGATCAGTTCCGAGCGCAGGTCACCGGCGTGCGATTCGGCCGCCTCGCCGAGGGTGCCGGCATAGTCGACGCCGACCCCCGCCGCGCGGGCCGGGTTCGTCGCGTTGTCGATGTTGTCGACCAGGTCCTCGCCCAGATTCGCCGGCTTGTCGTCGAACTGCACGGTGGCGAACGCGGTACGCCCGTCGGGCGAGGTGGTCGCGGGGGAGAGCGGATCCGACACCGAAACCACGTGCGGCACGGCACGCACCGCAGCGGCGGACTGCTCGATGGCGGCTTCGCTGGTGCCCACGGAGCCGGTGTCCACGGTGAAGACCACCCGGGCGGTCGTCGACCCGCCGACGACGCCGTTTTCGGTGAGGACGGTGCGCCCACGGCCGGACTCGGACCCGGGGAGCGTGAAGTCGTCGCTGTAGATGCCGCCCGCCAGCGCGTTCGCCACCGTCGCGCCGACCAGGACGAGCAGCCACACCGCCACCACGCGCCAGGGGTGCGCCGCACAGCGCCGTCCGGCGCGTTCCAGCGCTCCGGCGCCGCGATTGGTGGTGGTGCCGGCTCGTTCCGCCATGCCGCGACCTCGGGTCGGGGAGTCCTGCCGCAGTTCAGCGTCACCCGGGCCGGTGAGGCGTCATAGGGCCGAAGGTCCCCCGCTCTGCCCGGCGGACAGGGCCGGCCCGGGATCGCGGCGGCGGATCTGGTACTCGATGAACCCGCTGGCGTCGTAGAGCCGGTTGGCCGGCGTCCGATCCCGCTCACCGCCAGGCTCGTCATCGTCGACGAACAAGGTCACTTCGGAAGCGCCGAGCTCGGTAGCGGGCACCTCATGGACCGCCACAGATCGGTGCCGACGAACCCGGCCTCGACCAGCGCCGCGCGGTCACCGGCCGGTGCCCACGGGCAGCGCCTCCAGGCCGAGCCCGAGGGCGGTGGCAAAGCTGAACGCCTCCACCACCGGTGCTCACGCAGCTCATCCAGGACGTGCCTCAGTAGAACGTCGACCGCGGTGCGGTCTTCCCGCGCGTGCAGCCACAGCAACACCCCCGTGTCATCCCGGGAGCGCGCGGAGAACGACACCACCTCACCATCGCTGGTCGCGGCCACGGCCGTGCGCGGCGCGGCCAGCTCCTCCCACGCACGTCCGGGTGGTTGGTGGCGACGCCGTGCGCGATCGCTTGCAGGACAGAGGTTTTCCCGGTGCGCGGCGGCGCGACGACGAGCGCGCGCTGTCCCTTGCCGATCGGCGCGGCGAGGTCGAGCACGCGGGTGGTGAGCTGGTGGCGGCCGGTCTCCAGCACGAGCCGCTCGTCCGGGTGAACCGGGGTGAGCCGGTCGAACTCGGGACGGCGGCCGCCGGGATCGGCGCCGTTGACGGAAATCAGTTCCTGCCCCTCCAGCAGGATCTCGTCGCCGCGCCGGAGGCCATGCGCCCGGACGAGTCCGAAGGGGACAGTGGTGCCGCCGAGGGTGGCGCTCTTGCCGTGGATGTCGAGAATGCCGTGACAGGGCATGGTGGTGCTCCCAAGGGAAGACGGCGCGGACAGCGCCGGAACGGGACGACCCGGACTCGGCGTTCGCAGAGAGAGGGGGTCGCAGAGAGAGGAAGGACGATCCCGCGGGCGGCTCGGCCAGCATCCGGGAGATCAAGGCCCACTGTAACCCAGTCCGTGCCCGCTCCACAAGAGCCAGATCCGTCGCACCAATTTTGACGGAGAGATTGTGAACAATTTCGTCGACCGTTAGTGTGCTGGGCAGAGAACGACGACGTGCGAGGAACGACCTTGATCATCGACTGCCACGGCCACTACACGACCGCCCCGCCCGCCCTCGCGGCGTGGCGCGACCAGCAGATCGCCGCGCTGGACGGCTCCGGCCCCGCGCCGGCCCGCGCCGGCCTGCGGATCAGCGACGACGAGCTGCGGGAGACGATCGAGCCCAACCAGCTGCGGCTGATGGACGAGCGCGGCATCGACCTCACGATCTTCTCCCCGCGTGCGTCGTTCATGGCCCACCACATCGGCGGGTTCGAGACCTCCGCCGAGTGGGCCGCGATCTGCAACGAGCTGTGCTACCGCGTCAGCACGCTGTACCCGGAGCGGTTCGTCCCGGCCGCGATGCTCCCCCAGTCCCCCGGCGTCGACCCGGTGACCTGCATCCCGGAGCTCACCCGCTGCGTCGAGGAGTACGGCGCCGTCGCACTGAACCTCAACCCCGACCCGAGCGGCGGCCACTGGACGGCCCCGCCGCTGACCGACCGCTCGTGGTACCCGATCTACGAGAAAATGGTCGAATACGACATCCCGGCCATGGTGCACGTGAGCACGAGCGTGAACCCCGCCTTCCACACCACCGGCGCGCACTACCTCAACGCCGACACCACCGCGTTCATGCAGCTCGTGCAGGGCGACCTGTTCCGCGACTTCCCGCAGCTGCGGCTGGTCATCCCGCACGGCGGCGGCGCGGTGCCCTACCACTGGGGCCGGTTCCGCGGCCTGGCGATGGCGCTGGGCAAGCCGGAACTGGAGGAGCACGTGCTGAACAACGTCTTCTTCGACACCTGCGTCTACCACCAGCCGGGGTCGGACCTGCTCTTCGAGGTCGTCCCGGCCCGCAACATCCTGTTCGCCTCGGAGATGATCGGCGCGGTGCGCAGCGTCGACCCGCGCACCGGCCACCACTTCGACGACACCCGGCGCTACGCCGAAGCCGCGAACCTGTCCGAAGAGGACTGGGCCGCGATCAGGGAGCACAACGCCCGCCGGGTCTACCCCCGGCTGGACGCGCTGCTGAAAGGCCAGGGCCGGTGACCGCGCCGAAGACCCCGGGCTGGCTCGACTGGCACGCCGACCCGTCCACCCCGCGCTTCCGGCTGCCGCCGGGCACCGTGGACGCGCACTGCCACGTGTTCGGCCCGCAGGCGGAGTTCCCGTTCGCGCCGGAGCGCAAGTACACGCCCTGCGACGCGAGTAAGGAGCAGCTCTTCGCGCTGCGCGACCACCTGGGCGTCAGCCGCAACGTCATCGTGCAGGCCACCTGTCACGGCGCGGACAACTCCGCGATGGTCGACGCCGTCCGGGCCTCCGGCGGGCGGGCCCGCGGGGTCGCGACCGTCCGCCCCGAGGTGAGTGACGCCGAGCTGCGCGAGCTGGACGCGGCGGGCGTGCGCGGTGTGCGGTTCAACTTCGTGCGACGGCTCGTCGACGCCGCCCCGCACGAGGCGCTGAGCACGATCGCCAGGAAGATCGCGCCGCTCGGCTGGCACGTGGTGCTCTACTTCGAGGCCGCCGACCTGCCCGAGCTGGCGGACTTCTTCGGGTCGCTGCCCGCGCCGCTCGTGGTCGACCACATGGGACGGCCGGACGTGCGAAAACCCGTGGACGGCCCGGAGTTCGG
The window above is part of the Amycolatopsis thermoflava N1165 genome. Proteins encoded here:
- a CDS encoding amidohydrolase family protein — its product is MTAPKTPGWLDWHADPSTPRFRLPPGTVDAHCHVFGPQAEFPFAPERKYTPCDASKEQLFALRDHLGVSRNVIVQATCHGADNSAMVDAVRASGGRARGVATVRPEVSDAELRELDAAGVRGVRFNFVRRLVDAAPHEALSTIARKIAPLGWHVVLYFEAADLPELADFFGSLPAPLVVDHMGRPDVRKPVDGPEFGRFLRFVERNDVWVKVSCPERLSVSGPPALHGERHAYTDVVPFARRVVTEFEDRVLWGTDWPHPNLTDHMPDDGLLVDHVPRIAETAALQRKLLVDNPMRLYWPGETA
- a CDS encoding Fur family transcriptional regulator, yielding MTSEDFEAQLRAVSLRVTRPRLAVLSALRDNPHVDTEKVIELVRAALPTVSHQAVYDVLRALTDAGLIRRIQPAGANARYESRVGDNHHHVVCRSCGAIADVDCTVGHAPCLTASDDHGFVIDQAEVVFWGVCPDCSAAAVPNETASSEGK
- a CDS encoding GNAT family N-acetyltransferase yields the protein MSALFCDLPLAERIERAEARRMAEATEKARKRPGSAAFVLPVAGGVATFAEAGSPLNKVAGLGFGGVPDAESLAGVEKAFAAVGCPVQVELAHLVDPAIGAALTARGYRLESFENVLGRDLRSGLDRVAPPGVEIRPSGDDEFAAWLDVAADGFGHPDDQDPPSDQQFPREVLARAVRDLAGDGVRRYTAVCDGVVAGVASMCVVDGLAQFTGAATLPGHRRRGVQTALLSARIADAAGAGCDLAVVTTQPASRSQHNAQRQGFELLYTRAVLGRLPAVS
- a CDS encoding MMPL family transporter translates to MAERAGTTTNRGAGALERAGRRCAAHPWRVVAVWLLVLVGATVANALAGGIYSDDFTLPGSESGRGRTVLTENGVVGGSTTARVVFTVDTGSVGTSEAAIEQSAAAVRAVPHVVSVSDPLSPATTSPDGRTAFATVQFDDKPANLGEDLVDNIDNATNPARAAGVGVDYAGTLGEAAESHAGDLRSELIGIVVALLVLLVAFGSVLAAGLPVLTSIIGVITGLGLLGLLAGWVTFATASPTLAIMIGLGVGIDYALFLTTRFRQRLLDGEDPVTAAGRTVATSGRSILIAATTVVIALMGLFAVGVAFIGKLGLAAAITVVVAAIAATTLVPALLGLAGRRIDRWHVRRPVAEQSADGSESAWHRYAVRIDRHPWWYLCGGVLVAGVLAIPAFSMQLGHIDQGADPGGSTTRLAYDALGAGFGPGVNGQFTVVVMPGGTVSRDTLAASVQQALATTPGVASATPLTASPDGAVLLSTVTPTTGPQDAATDELLTRLRTQTLPPVLAGSTSYVTGMTAGQLDFRDVVAAKLPLIIGVVVAAAFVLLLLSFRSPVLALKAAVLNLLSIAASYGVIVAVFQWDWLGSVFGVPEPVPIESYVPMIMFAIVFGLSMDYEVFLLSRVHEAWLRTRDTHRSVADGLAVTARVITSAALIMICVFFAFLTSPNVVIKILALGLGVSVLIDATLIRLVIVPAAMFLLGKYSWWLPGWLDRTLPHLEPEPELEAART
- the katG gene encoding catalase/peroxidase HPI, yielding MSDTQDNTPSSAQGVDKKAAAGCPVAHDSVTSHGSESENPAIDSPTPKSSGRPRTNRDWWPNQLDLSVLHAHDSKSNPLGKDFNYAKEFAKLDVDALKRDIEEVLTTSQDWWPADFGHYGGLMIRMSWHSAGTYRIHDGRGGAGDGAQRFAPLNSWPDNANLDKARRLLWPVKQKYGQKISWADLLVLAGNVALESMGFKTFGFGFGREDVWETEEVYWGPEDDWLGDERYVTDSEMVPELGATEMGLIYVNPEGPRGSADYMAAAHFIRETFGRMAMNDEETVALIAGGHTFGKTHGAGVADDHVGPEPEAAPLEAQGLGWLSTHGSGKGPDTITSGLEVTWTDKPTQWSNRFFEILFGYEWELTTSPGGAKQYVAKDAPEIIPDPYDPNKKHKPTMLTTDLALRFDPVYGKISRRFLENPDEFALAFAKAWYKLLHRDMGPVTRYLGPWVPEPQLWQDPVPAVDHELVGESDIAALKAKVLESGLTTQQLVTTAWASAASFRSTDKRGGANGARIRLEPQRNWEVNQPEQLAPVLEKLEAIQREFNEAGGAKISLADLIVLAGSAAVEKAARDAGVEVTVPFHPGRTDASQEQTDVESFKVLEPRADGFRNYLRAGEKLQPEVLLVDRAYMLDLTAPEMTVLVGGLRALGANYGGAKHGVLTERPGVLSNDFFTNLLAPGTRWKASESEENVYEIRDVATDELKWTATPVDLIFGSNSQLRALSEVYASDDAREKFVNDFVAAWTKVMELDRFDLA